One part of the Caproiciproducens sp. CPB-2 genome encodes these proteins:
- a CDS encoding DUF6551 family protein codes for MPDYSMFVPHVHFELIPIKNLVSNQEYQRNLSWRHVQNAAEHFDLYQINPVKVSCREGSNYVFNGQHTIEIVALVSGSRDTPVWCMIYDDLNYENEAFVFANQMKFVKPLKPYEVFMANIEAGSDKQLIIRDLVESYSLSIGQVKGYGVICAVSALEGIYDKFGYHVLDRTLRLCAGTWEGDMNSLCANFLNGVARLVNTYGDKLKDELFKERVGATSVKQLTRNAKERRPGSLGFAEAMLVAYNRKCKYPLVWNKLYEKNLGTSDALDVDVDLPDDEVDEAETVEE; via the coding sequence ATGCCCGATTATAGTATGTTCGTCCCCCATGTTCATTTTGAACTGATCCCAATAAAGAACTTGGTCTCTAATCAGGAGTACCAGCGGAACCTGTCATGGCGTCATGTGCAGAACGCCGCAGAACACTTCGATTTGTACCAGATCAATCCGGTCAAGGTGAGTTGCCGGGAGGGTTCCAATTATGTCTTTAACGGCCAGCATACCATAGAGATCGTGGCGCTCGTTTCGGGGTCACGGGATACGCCGGTCTGGTGCATGATATACGACGATTTGAATTATGAGAACGAAGCGTTTGTCTTTGCCAATCAAATGAAGTTCGTAAAGCCGCTGAAACCCTACGAGGTGTTCATGGCCAACATTGAGGCCGGGAGCGATAAGCAGCTCATCATCAGGGATTTGGTAGAATCGTATTCTCTATCCATCGGACAGGTAAAAGGCTACGGTGTAATCTGTGCCGTATCCGCGCTGGAAGGGATCTACGATAAGTTTGGCTACCATGTATTAGACCGTACCCTGCGCCTGTGCGCGGGGACGTGGGAGGGAGATATGAATTCGCTGTGCGCCAACTTCCTGAACGGTGTCGCAAGGCTTGTGAATACCTACGGGGACAAGCTAAAGGACGAGCTTTTCAAGGAGCGAGTCGGCGCCACCTCGGTCAAACAGCTCACCCGCAACGCAAAAGAACGGCGTCCGGGTTCCCTCGGATTTGCAGAGGCCATGCTTGTTGCATATAACAGGAAATGTAAATATCCTCTGGTTTGGAATAAACTCTATGAGAAAAATCTCGGCACGAGCGACGCGCTGGATGTCGATGTCGATCTGCCAGATGATGAAGTGGACGAAGCGGAAACCGTGGAAGAATAA
- a CDS encoding type II toxin-antitoxin system HipA family toxin — MAQAEKTIYVYENWRAAAPSLVGILRASFVRGVESFSFEYTPEWLSSFESAYPLDPDLSLYKGRQYAPLDKKLFGLFADSCPDRWGRLLMTRKEAIEARKEDRKPRKLTDSDFLLGVYDESRMGALRFSLEEGGEFVSNEKVYATPPWINLRTLENASIAFENDDSGLDERWLKELLAPGSSLGGARPKATVQATDGSLWIAKFPSKHDESNTGAWEKVVHELARRCTLDAPESKLETFSKNGSTFLVKRFDRDGKRRIHFASAMTLLGKTDGASGADGTSYLDIAAFIRANGAEPKRDLKELWKRIVFNMAVSNTDDHLRNHGFLLTPSGWKLSPLFDVNPIPSGDRLSLNVTELDNSIDLDLAMEVSEYFGLTKAEAEKAASDIVTTVQESWERVADRFGLSRGAVEYMRPAFSLKL; from the coding sequence ATGGCTCAGGCCGAAAAAACGATATATGTATATGAGAACTGGCGCGCCGCAGCCCCGTCGCTGGTAGGGATCTTGCGCGCCTCGTTTGTAAGAGGGGTTGAGAGCTTCTCGTTTGAATACACCCCGGAATGGCTGAGTTCCTTTGAGAGCGCATACCCTCTTGACCCGGATCTCTCGCTCTACAAGGGGCGGCAGTATGCTCCGTTGGATAAGAAGCTGTTTGGACTGTTCGCGGACTCTTGTCCTGATCGCTGGGGTCGGCTCCTCATGACGCGAAAAGAGGCCATCGAAGCGCGAAAAGAGGATCGCAAACCCCGCAAGCTGACGGATAGCGATTTCCTGCTCGGCGTATATGACGAATCCCGTATGGGCGCTCTTCGATTCAGCTTGGAGGAGGGCGGAGAATTTGTTTCAAACGAGAAAGTCTACGCCACGCCTCCGTGGATCAACTTGCGGACGCTGGAGAACGCCTCCATCGCATTTGAGAATGACGACAGCGGACTCGACGAGCGCTGGCTGAAAGAGCTCCTGGCTCCCGGCTCCTCTCTGGGAGGAGCCAGACCGAAAGCGACCGTCCAGGCAACCGATGGCTCACTCTGGATAGCCAAGTTTCCATCCAAGCACGATGAGAGCAACACCGGTGCATGGGAAAAAGTCGTCCATGAGCTGGCACGGCGCTGCACATTGGATGCGCCGGAGTCAAAGCTCGAAACCTTTTCAAAAAATGGCAGCACCTTTCTGGTAAAGCGCTTTGACCGCGATGGTAAACGGCGCATTCATTTCGCCTCCGCCATGACGCTGCTGGGCAAAACTGACGGCGCTTCCGGCGCGGACGGAACGAGCTATCTTGATATAGCCGCCTTTATCCGCGCAAACGGTGCGGAACCAAAGCGTGATCTCAAGGAGCTTTGGAAGCGAATCGTATTCAATATGGCGGTGTCCAACACGGATGACCATCTTCGCAACCACGGTTTCCTCCTGACGCCGTCCGGCTGGAAACTCTCTCCGCTCTTTGATGTGAACCCGATCCCATCCGGCGACCGACTCTCGCTCAATGTGACCGAGCTGGACAACAGCATCGATCTGGATCTGGCGATGGAGGTTTCCGAATATTTCGGACTGACAAAGGCAGAAGCGGAGAAAGCCGCATCAGACATCGTCACAACGGTGCAGGAGAGCTGGGAAAGGGTCGCAGATAGATTTGGACTGAGCCGAGGTGCTGTTGAATATATGCGACCGGCATTCTCGCTAAAGCTCTGA
- a CDS encoding helix-turn-helix transcriptional regulator, with the protein MPGTREILERMGEQIRLARLRRKLTSELVAERAGISRQTLNSIEKGSSTVAIGSYAAVLHALNNLDADLLLIAKDDEFGRKLQDLELPTRKRAPKKGD; encoded by the coding sequence ATGCCCGGAACCCGAGAGATACTCGAGCGGATGGGTGAGCAGATCAGGCTGGCGCGGCTCCGGAGAAAGCTGACCTCCGAGCTCGTTGCGGAACGGGCAGGAATCAGCAGGCAGACGCTAAACTCAATAGAAAAGGGCTCTTCAACCGTTGCAATAGGCTCCTATGCTGCTGTCCTTCACGCGCTGAACAATCTGGACGCAGACCTGCTCCTGATCGCCAAAGACGACGAGTTTGGACGGAAGCTGCAAGACCTTGAACTGCCAACGAGGAAACGGGCGCCAAAGAAAGGTGATTAG